One window of the Dendropsophus ebraccatus isolate aDenEbr1 chromosome 12, aDenEbr1.pat, whole genome shotgun sequence genome contains the following:
- the LOC138769652 gene encoding NXPE family member 4-like: MKSLLLYKSCVISLVVLFFLLSITYYQSLKKGFNRKTSVSLTNSPENVSEIQKKINEIFNKIDQKIPKVTFIDKDNTTSAANSKVFIKIPQTSYCVGDQLTVQVDVYDYLGKRKTYGGDYLRARISNPDTRAGSSGRIEDFNNGTYHVYFTLLWEGKVVVTVFLMHPSEAVSALWKSRNSWYGQVDYLGKFTSGNKEAVTKCGFALDKKDELCEYADHENEEYFYCVKPQNFNCESLIEFKNWKTLATQLSSLENSLLTRSNVRVETPVQIPALNVVLCNSSSVQMKGNCRTGMGLEYPSGHVKEEIWYPKSCTMKTYHSEEELSTCMKGKFFYLFGDSTVHQWMTYFEAKLKTLKLLNVYENGWAIKHLAVDIERNIHILWKRHGRPFVNLDFISLREERSIPREIDLIGGNQYTVIAFNIGVHFRLFPVHHYIRRLLNIRRAIERLLLRSPQTKVIIKTENTSEMANEYEGMTDFHAYVHFFIMEIVFKGLNVGFVNGWDMTTAFNTNQLHPPEPYIRNEINMLMTYICT, encoded by the exons GGTTTTAATAGAAAAACCAGTGTATCCTTAACTAATAGTCCTGAGAATGTTTCAGAAATTCAAAAGAAGATAAATGAAATCTTCAATAAGATAGACCAGAAGATACCTAAAGTAACTTTTATAGATAAAGATAATACAACAAGTGCTGCAAACAGCAAAGTGTTCATTAAAATCCCCCAAACTAGTTATTGTGTTGGGGATCAATTAACTGTACAAGTTGATGTATATGATTATCTGGGAAAGAGGAAAACCTATGGAGGAGACTATCTCAGAGCAAGGATTTCCAATCCTGATACCAGAGCTGGATCTTCAGGGAGGATTGAAGATTTTAACAATGGAACATACCATGTTTATTTTACCTTATTATGGGAAGGTAAAGTTGTGGTGACCGTATTTCTCATGCACCCAAGCGAAGccgtctctgctctctggaaGTCAAGAAATAGCTGGTATGGTCAAGTGGATTACTTGGGAAAATTCACAAGTGGAAATAAAGAAGCGGTGACAAAGTGTGGTTTTGCTCTTGATAAAAAAGATGAACTTTGTGAATATGCTGATCATGAAAATGAAGAATACTTTTATTGTGTCAAGCCTCAAAATTTCAACTGTGAATCATTGATTGAGTTTAAAAATTGGAAAACACTTGCTACACAGCTGTCCAGCCTTGAAAACAGTCTCCTTACAAG GTCAAATGTCAGAGTGGAGACTCCAGTACAGATACCGGCCCTTAATGTAGTTCTGTGTAACA GTTCAAGTGTACAGATGAAAGGAAACTGTAGAACTGGAATGGGCTTAGAATACCCCAGTGGACATGTCAAGGAGGAAATATGGTACCCCAAATCCTGTACAATGAAAACTTATCACAGTGAAGAAGAGCTGAGCACATGTATGAAGGGGAAGTTTTTTTACTTGTTTGGAGATTCTACAGTGCACCAGTGGATGACATATTTTGAAGCCAAGTTAAAAA CATTGAAATTACTCAATGTCTATGAAAATGGGTGGGCAATTAAGCATTTAGCTGTGGACATTGAAAGAAATATACATATTCTTTGGAAAAGACATGGAAGGCCATTTGTGAATTTGGACTTTATATCACTCAGAGAAGAGCGCTCTATTCCACGTGAAATTGACCTTATTGGGGGCAACCAATATACTGTGATTGCATTTAACATTGGAGTACATTTCAGACTATTTCCTGTCCATCACTATATCAGAAGACTCCTCAACATTCGTCGAGCTATAGAACGTCTCTTACTCAGAAGTCCACAAACAAAAGTCATCATTAAGACTGAGAATAcaagtgaaatggcaaatgagtATGAAGGAATGACTGATTTCCATGCATATGTTCACTTCTTCATAATGGAAATAGTCTTCAAAGGTCTCAATGTTGGCTTTGTTAATGGCTGGGACATGACCACAGCGTTTAATACAAATCAACTACATCCACCAGAACCTTATATAAGAAATGAGATAAACATGTTGATgacatatatatgtacataa